CGTTGAAGTTATAGAGAACGATGGTGTTGCTCAAAAACAACAAAAAGCAGCTGATACAGCAGTTAAGTTGGCTAATACTTCTAGTAGTGTAGAAGGAGAAGCAATGACACCAGAAGAAATGAAAGCATTAATTGCTCAAGCTAAAGAAGCGGAAGGTGATGATTGCCTAATGTGTGGTTCTTAAAAAGAATGGATAAGATTGCTGAGCTTATCTAAATTAAAGTGTTATAATCTAAAAAAGTGCCTTGATAATTTCGAGGTACTTTTTTTAGCGCCTTTTTTGAAAAATAAAAAAGAGGATAGTTGTCTGTTGTACAGGCTTTTAGGTGTTTAATTGTTGAAAAACAAAAAAATAAAAGAGTATGAGTGTATAATTAGAAATGCTGAAGAATAGTACAAAAAAAAGGGACATCGTGAAATATCCCTCTTGGCTATATATTTTTTACAATAATTGGTTCCGACGCCTATTTTGTAATTATAAAAATATGAGAATTTATATTCTCTTACTTTCTTCTTCAAAGAAACAAAATAAGTTTCTACCTGCCAAGTTAAATATTTCTATAAAAAATTTATAATCTCTTAGCGACTGTATTGTATGTAGTTGGAGAGATTAAATAGTTATTAACTAATTCTAGAGTTTATTAACAACTAGAATTATAAAAAAGTAGAATATGTATAATTTTGTAATTTATAGAGTGGCACTCTTAAATAAAGCCAAAGAAGAGCAAATATTAAGTCGTTTTAATGGAGAAACTGATTTGTTAAAAATTTTTAATCAATTTTATAGTGCATACCAGAAGCCGAATGCTGTTTATTTCAATAAGCAAGGGAAGAAAAAAGCTTTTTCAATAACTTCGGATATTGAATGTAATGACAAGGAAAGGAGTCTAATTTCTTATTTAGATTCAGCTTATAGTGGCGAAAGTCTAGAAATACGAAGTCCGTTTAATAAACTTAATTATGTAGTTGGAAAAGAAGAACTACAGAGTAGAAAAGTGTTTTCATGCATCCATATTCCAGAAGGTTCAAAATTTGGGTATATAGTGTTTGAAAGTAAAGCGAATCATGGTGTCAAAGTGATTTTTGAAAGACAATTTCAAAAATTTTTAAATGAATTAGGTTTTCAGGATTTTAGAGTTCAAATAAAACCAAGTTTAAATTTTAATTATTTATCAAATATGATTGATAAAGGGACGCTTAAAAAAGTAAGATTGATTAATTATAAATACACAGAAGGTAGTCAATATAGTTTATGGAATGTTAAATCAGGTAATCAACATACTGAAGAATGGAAATCTACAAGTAAAACAAACAATGATGTTACTAAACATGAGTTAGGGCACTTATTTTTCTCAAATGTCAATAAGAACGAGAAGATTTCTTTTTTGGATGAATATCTAGTTGACGAAATTGCTTTTGAGATATGTCATAATGGCTCCTCTAAAACGTTTTATATCAAAGATAAATCTAAAATGAGATCTAATATTGATGTCTCTAATAGGTTAAGTTTTGAAGGTGGGCAGTCTACTTATTTGTCTCTGAAACGGGCGGCTTTGGATTTGATTGATGAAATGTTCGATAATAATCGTTTAAGATTAAGTGAAGCAGCTTAATCTAAAAAAGCATCCAGAAATGGATGCTTTTTTTATTTAAAAATTGCAATAATATAGTATCTTTCTAATCTAAAATTAAGTCCCAATGGAAGCTCCTGAAATTATTACACCTGTGTTAGTATGTAAGCACTGCGATATGACTATACAAGAAGACGATGCTTTTTGTGAAGAATGTGGGTATCCAATTAAAGGAAGTGAACAAGACGTTGCTAAGTTTTATGCTAAGCGCGTTATGGATAAAAGAAAAAATAATAATGCAGAAGAAAAAATTAAATCTGCAAGAAACACATTGTATGTAATAGCGGGTGTTGTTTTTCTTTTTGGTCTGTTTTTGTTTTTTAAAAATGGCGATAATGTCGCGTTGTTAGTTAATTTTATACTAGGTGCTATTTATATGCTGCTAGGTACGTGGTCTAAACAAAAACCTTTGGTTGCATTGCTTTTAGGGTTGTTACTATATATTACTATTATTGTTATTTCCGCGATAGCAGATCCTCTTTCTTTGGTAGCTGGTGTGATATGGAAAGTTTTGATTATTGCGTATTTAGGAAAGGGCATTTACTCCGCCTCTTCAATTAATAAAGCGGCTTAATGAGTTTTTTATGTAGGCAATGCAATTATAGTTTTGAAACTAAAGTTAAATTTTGTTCGCAATGCGGAGCATCTGTAGCAATAACCACGACAACTAAAAAGATAAAAAATGTAAATATTATCATTAGTTTTTATGTCGCTATGTTAGTGTTTATAGTGTCGGCATATTATGTGGATATTACATTTCCTTTTAATTTAGAAGCAGAGCTCATTGTAGAAATAGGTTTTGCTTGTATTGTTATTGGCTTTGCTTCTTTGGATTTGCAGCCCATTTTAAAACTTTATAGTTTTAAAACTATAAAGCTTAAGCTTATTGTTTTTTCAATTATAACACCGATCGTAACCAGTTTATTTGTTTATTTTTTTATTGAATTTATTAATTATGTGTTTTTATTATCTAATGATACAAACTACTATCAGAGTTATTTGTATCTAGATTATCCTTTGTTTTGGGCTATTGTATTTATCGCTATTTTGCCTCCAATTATTGAGGAGTTAGCGTTTAGAGGTGTGCTTTTTAATCAATTGCAAAAAGTGACTAGTAATAAGGTTACAATAATAGCGACCGCCTTTCTGTTTGCTTTAATACATTTCTCTATACTCTCTTTTTTATGGATTTTTCCTTTTGGATTGTTGTTAGGGTATTTGAGAAGTCGTTATAGTACTTTGTGGTTAGGTATTATAATTCATTTTATTCATAATTTGAGCATAGTCTTGTTGGATTACTATAATTTCTATGCTTTTTAAAACAAAAAAAAGCATCCATTTCTGGATGCTCTTGATATAAACTATTTTTTAGTTACTCTTGGTTTGATCCCATTAAAGCAAAAAACTTGTCAATATTTGGTAATAAAACGATACGCGTACGTCTGTTTCTAGAACGTCCTTCTTTAGTATCATTATCCGTAAGCGGTTGGTAGCTACTTCTTCCAGATGCAATTAATTTTTCTGGAGCAACATCAAACTCTTTTTGAAGCTTTCTAACGACAGAAGTTGCGCGTAATACACTTAAGTCCCAGTTGTCAGTTACTTTTGCTGTACTTATTGTTCTAGCATCTGTATGACCTTCTATCATAACATCAATACTTGGTTCTGAATTGATAACATCAGCAAGTTTTTGTAAGATCTTGTCAGCTTTGTTGCTTATTCTATAACTTCCACTGTTAAATAACATTTTGTCAGAAATTGAAATCATAACAACAGTCTCATCAATACTGATTGCTATATCATCACTTTCGTCTAAATCTGTAGTGTCTACAAAACGTTTTAAATTTAGTGATAATGCTAGGTTCATAGAGTCTTCAAGAGTAGTGTAATATTGCATCACATCAGGACTTACTTTGCTTAAAGTTTCGCGCATCTCAACTTTCATTTTTTCAGAAACGACCGCTTTGTTACCAACTGCATCAAATTTAGTTTGATTCTCTTCTGTTAAGACTCCTACTTCATCAGTAAGATTGTTGATTTTTGAATTATACTCAGTTACTCTAGCTTCAATTTGCGAAAATTTAGTCTGCAAGTCTTCATTTTCGACTTGAGTCTTTTGTAATTGACTAGCTAATTCAGATTTTTGTTCTTCAAGTGCAACATATTTCTTTTTTGATACACAAGATGTAAGTAAAACTACAGTAATTAGTACTATTGATATTTTTCTCATAAAGTCATTAATTTATTTAGTTACTGTATTTACGTTAATTAATATTATTTGGATGTTTTGTTCCTCATTTTTTTAAAATATCTGTACCTAAATATGTGTTGTCCTTATTATAATACCAAGCACGAATCTTAGGAATCTTTATTTTACTGACCTCCTCGGTTTCTGCTAACAAAATATATTCTCCAGTGTCAGTTTTGATCTTTCCGCTTGTATCTGTCTTGTAAAATTGATACACTTCCAGCGCATAGGTTTTTGGGTCAAAATAAAAAAACCAAACATCACTACCTATACTTATATCATATGATACTTGTAGTACTAAATATGATTTTCCTTTTAATTTTTTCTGTTCTACCTTTTGGTTTATAATCGTTCCGTCGTCTTTTAACTTCATTGGTAAGCCATAAAGATAGGTGTAGTAATTTTTAAATAAAACGGCTCTGTCACAGTTTAAATTATTTGCTTTAGCAATCGCTTCAGGTAGTTTTGATTGTCCATTAAAAATAATCTTACAGGTGTCTTTTAGAACTGTATATTCTGTAATAGTAGTGTCTTTTGTTGTTTTAAGATAGAAGGTTTCTTTTGGTAAGTTGATAATAATTTGGCTATCTCTATTTGGACTTTTAGGAGTTTCCATAGTGACTAATAATGTGTCATTAAAGGTGTTCCAATGGTTGTAAGGATCATGATGGCTAATCGCTTTGTTTAATAAGTCATCACCGGTGATGGTTTGTGCAGATATAATATTAAAGCTAGTTAGTGTAAGTAATAATAAGGTTAGGTGTAATTGTTTCATGACTAATTAATTAAGGACTAAAAATACAAAAGAAACTATAGGTCGGTTTACTTTAGTTAGGAGTGTTAGTTGGATTAAAACAAAAAACCATCAGTAAGACTGATGGTTTTTATAGGTAATATAATTTTTAATTTATTACGATTCTTCAATAGAGGCAGGTGTTACAGAGCTATCATGTGCATTATGATATTCTTCCAGAAGATTCATTGTAGCACTTAATAAATCTTTAGTTTCTGATAATAAATTAAAGTATAATGTGGTGTTTTTCGGACTAGATTCTTCTGTTCTAGTACGTTCTACTTGTTTTAGTATTTTAGAAGATACAAGTTCCATTATTTCTTTCTTTCTTCCTAAGATGTCTCCAATTTGCTCGAAAGAACCGGAATTAAATGCATTTTGTACATTGTTAAATAAAAGGTCAAAACGACTATCAATTTCTTTTAACTCTTTAATCTGGCTAAATTTTAGCTTCTTATGATTGTTGTTCACATGCTTATGACTCATTTTAGTGATGTAGTCTAAAGATTGTGTCATATCCTGAAGAGATCCTAAAATGTTGATGTAGAAATTACTAGCGTTTAAACTAGATTCGTCTAAATTTTTAATAAAATAGAAGATATTATCTCTAAGTGAATCTACTTCATCAGATAATTTAATGACTTGTTTTTTGTTTTTCTTTAAAAGCACGCTGTCTTGTTTGGCTAAACCGTTGATAGCATTGGTGTAAATTTTGTTTCCTCTTTTTACAACATTCGCAATGTTTTTTGCACTTTCGTGAATGACACCTTGAACAGAGCTACTTTCTGAATCTGTTAAACTATCTTCTGCTATAGTCTTGTTAGATGATTCTTTATGTGCTAAAAAGTTTCTTACTAATAAAATAGCGGTTAATAATAATAAGATTGGAGCCATTACTTTCGGGTTCCAGTTTATTAAAAATACAACTGTTCCTGCAGCAAAAAAGGCTCCAAAAGCAGTTCCAAACCAACCACCAATAACATTTAGTACACCAGCAACTCTGTATACAGCACTTTCACGACCCCAAGCGCGATCGGCAAAAGAAGTTCCCATAGCGACCATAAAAGTCACATAAGTTGTAGATAAAGGTAATTTCATAGAAGTCGCAACAGATATTAATACTCCAGCAACCATTAAGTTTACAGAGGCTCTAATCATATCAAAAGCTGGTAGGTCTTTGCTTTGTGATTTTGTTAGCGCTTTTCCTGTTGGCTTTTCAAAACTTCTTCCTATTTTTTCTTGTGTAGATTTTGGTACAATAGCACTAAAATAATCTGATAACGCAGAGGTTCCTTTAACGATACCTCTTGATAGCATGTTTGGTTCAAATTTTTCGTGTGTATCACCTTGGCTCGATAGGCTTAGTTCTGTTTCTGCAACCGTTTTTGCCTTTTTAGAAAACCATAAGGTTAATACCATGATGGCCCCAGCAATAAATAATAATAATGGCTCGGCTGGTACTTTCTTATCTAGTACAGCCATTGAGAAATCTGCAGGTAATGTTCCAAAAGTAGAAAAAGCATGTTGCATGGCTTCAAAAGAATGGTAAGCAGCCATAGGGACACCAATAAAGTTAACTAAGTCATTTCCTGAAAAGGCTAATGCTAGTCCAAATGTACCGACTGCAATTACAATGATAAGGACACTTTTATTAGTTAGTTTTTGGAAGGCATAAGAAAATAATGTCCATAGCACTATACTGGCTAGTATAATGTAAAGTTCGTTACCATCAATAACGCCGCTTATATTCTTATAGTATGGTGTTCCTTTTAATCCTTTTAGGAAGATAAAATAGGTTATGGCAGCTAATGAGACACCACCAAATATAGCACCAAAGTATTTTGATTTATTTTCGTATTGAAACGTAAATATTAAACGCGAGACCCATTGCACTAAAGCTCCAATGGTAAACGCTATAAAAACAGACATGACTATACCTGATATTATTTCGATGGCTTTTTCAGTGTTTATATACTTGCCTAAATCTGCAAAAGTTTGACTGTCTGAAGCGCTAATTTTAATTAAAGACATCACTACAGCTGCACCTAATAAGTTAAATACAATAGATACTGTTGTAGATGTTGGTAAACCTAAAGTGTTAAAAAAGTCTAATAGTAAAATATCGGTAATCATAACAGCCATGAAGATGTACATAATCTCTTCAAAGTTAAACATGGTCGGTACAAAAATTCCTTTTCTTGCAACTTCCATCATTCCGCTTGAAAACACGGCTCCGATAAAAATACCTAAACTGGCCACTATCATAATAGTACGCATAGAAATGGCTTTGGAACCAATAGCAGAGTTTAAGAAGTTGATAGCATCATTACTGACTCCAACA
This portion of the Olleya sp. Bg11-27 genome encodes:
- a CDS encoding zinc-ribbon domain-containing protein; this translates as MEAPEIITPVLVCKHCDMTIQEDDAFCEECGYPIKGSEQDVAKFYAKRVMDKRKNNNAEEKIKSARNTLYVIAGVVFLFGLFLFFKNGDNVALLVNFILGAIYMLLGTWSKQKPLVALLLGLLLYITIIVISAIADPLSLVAGVIWKVLIIAYLGKGIYSASSINKAA
- a CDS encoding CPBP family intramembrane glutamic endopeptidase, encoding MSFLCRQCNYSFETKVKFCSQCGASVAITTTTKKIKNVNIIISFYVAMLVFIVSAYYVDITFPFNLEAELIVEIGFACIVIGFASLDLQPILKLYSFKTIKLKLIVFSIITPIVTSLFVYFFIEFINYVFLLSNDTNYYQSYLYLDYPLFWAIVFIAILPPIIEELAFRGVLFNQLQKVTSNKVTIIATAFLFALIHFSILSFLWIFPFGLLLGYLRSRYSTLWLGIIIHFIHNLSIVLLDYYNFYAF
- a CDS encoding flagellar motor protein MotB, with product MRKISIVLITVVLLTSCVSKKKYVALEEQKSELASQLQKTQVENEDLQTKFSQIEARVTEYNSKINNLTDEVGVLTEENQTKFDAVGNKAVVSEKMKVEMRETLSKVSPDVMQYYTTLEDSMNLALSLNLKRFVDTTDLDESDDIAISIDETVVMISISDKMLFNSGSYRISNKADKILQKLADVINSEPSIDVMIEGHTDARTISTAKVTDNWDLSVLRATSVVRKLQKEFDVAPEKLIASGRSSYQPLTDNDTKEGRSRNRRTRIVLLPNIDKFFALMGSNQE
- a CDS encoding DUF6503 family protein; its protein translation is MKQLHLTLLLLTLTSFNIISAQTITGDDLLNKAISHHDPYNHWNTFNDTLLVTMETPKSPNRDSQIIINLPKETFYLKTTKDTTITEYTVLKDTCKIIFNGQSKLPEAIAKANNLNCDRAVLFKNYYTYLYGLPMKLKDDGTIINQKVEQKKLKGKSYLVLQVSYDISIGSDVWFFYFDPKTYALEVYQFYKTDTSGKIKTDTGEYILLAETEEVSKIKIPKIRAWYYNKDNTYLGTDILKK
- a CDS encoding inorganic phosphate transporter, whose protein sequence is MDNIYLFMLIAIIVLAVVDIVVGVSNDAINFLNSAIGSKAISMRTIMIVASLGIFIGAVFSSGMMEVARKGIFVPTMFNFEEIMYIFMAVMITDILLLDFFNTLGLPTSTTVSIVFNLLGAAVVMSLIKISASDSQTFADLGKYINTEKAIEIISGIVMSVFIAFTIGALVQWVSRLIFTFQYENKSKYFGAIFGGVSLAAITYFIFLKGLKGTPYYKNISGVIDGNELYIILASIVLWTLFSYAFQKLTNKSVLIIVIAVGTFGLALAFSGNDLVNFIGVPMAAYHSFEAMQHAFSTFGTLPADFSMAVLDKKVPAEPLLLFIAGAIMVLTLWFSKKAKTVAETELSLSSQGDTHEKFEPNMLSRGIVKGTSALSDYFSAIVPKSTQEKIGRSFEKPTGKALTKSQSKDLPAFDMIRASVNLMVAGVLISVATSMKLPLSTTYVTFMVAMGTSFADRAWGRESAVYRVAGVLNVIGGWFGTAFGAFFAAGTVVFLINWNPKVMAPILLLLTAILLVRNFLAHKESSNKTIAEDSLTDSESSSVQGVIHESAKNIANVVKRGNKIYTNAINGLAKQDSVLLKKNKKQVIKLSDEVDSLRDNIFYFIKNLDESSLNASNFYINILGSLQDMTQSLDYITKMSHKHVNNNHKKLKFSQIKELKEIDSRFDLLFNNVQNAFNSGSFEQIGDILGRKKEIMELVSSKILKQVERTRTEESSPKNTTLYFNLLSETKDLLSATMNLLEEYHNAHDSSVTPASIEES